In Candidatus Zixiibacteriota bacterium, the following are encoded in one genomic region:
- the murQ gene encoding N-acetylmuramic acid 6-phosphate etherase, with translation MRESSVPENSTLLSQLSRLTTEAQDRKYRRLDREPLRRVLQRINDADRTVPEAIRRSLTQIEQATRLVIETWREGGRLFYAGAGTSGRLGVLDAAELPPTFGLDHRRAVGLIAGGHGTLIRSREGVEDSAADGARAVGRHRLGAKDCLIAIAASRRTPYTLGALASARRRGARTIFLVANPRPVVVDAEAADVVIAVVVGPEVVAGSTRMKAGTAQKLVLNMITTAAMVQLGKTYQNWMVDLKATSAKLRERSIRILMLTTDLDYEAARRLLTRAAGSVKHAIVMRRMGIPMREADRRLRAAGGHVYRALGER, from the coding sequence TTGAGAGAATCATCAGTTCCAGAGAATTCGACACTTCTTAGTCAACTGTCGCGGCTGACCACCGAGGCGCAGGATCGGAAATATCGTCGTCTCGACCGTGAACCGTTGCGACGCGTCCTGCAGAGGATCAATGATGCCGATCGCACGGTGCCCGAGGCGATCCGACGCTCCCTGACACAGATCGAACAAGCGACACGGCTGGTGATCGAGACATGGCGGGAAGGGGGACGTCTGTTCTACGCCGGTGCCGGCACATCCGGTCGGCTGGGAGTTCTCGATGCGGCGGAACTGCCGCCGACATTCGGACTCGATCATCGTCGCGCGGTCGGCTTGATCGCCGGGGGGCACGGGACACTGATCCGTTCTCGCGAGGGAGTCGAGGATTCGGCGGCCGACGGCGCCCGTGCCGTGGGACGACACCGCCTCGGAGCCAAGGACTGCCTGATTGCCATCGCCGCCTCACGACGGACGCCGTACACGCTCGGTGCGCTGGCATCGGCCCGGAGACGCGGCGCGCGGACGATCTTCCTGGTCGCCAATCCCCGTCCGGTCGTCGTCGACGCGGAGGCCGCCGACGTTGTAATCGCGGTCGTGGTCGGTCCCGAGGTTGTCGCCGGATCGACACGCATGAAGGCCGGCACGGCGCAGAAGCTGGTGCTGAACATGATCACGACTGCGGCGATGGTGCAACTGGGCAAGACCTATCAGAACTGGATGGTCGATCTGAAGGCAACCTCCGCCAAACTGCGCGAGCGGAGCATCCGCATCCTCATGCTGACAACCGACCTCGACTATGAAGCGGCGCGACGCCTCTTGACCCGTGCCGCCGGCTCGGTGAAGCATGCCATTGTGATGAGAAGGATGGGAATCCCGATGCGTGAGGCGGATCGGCGACTGCGCGCGGCCGGGGGACACGTGTACCGCGCTCTCGGTGAGCGATGA
- a CDS encoding DUF2007 domain-containing protein produces the protein MMPHCPSCHAEYPDGRVECVDCGVALVEDWEEEERNDEEGDGESRYVLLRNYPTRVHAEMVQEALTQEGIPAIIKSDELYGIATGIGSAGQPRISIWVPEDQKDEAKEIADGTLDPL, from the coding sequence ATGATGCCACATTGCCCAAGCTGCCATGCCGAATACCCCGACGGCCGCGTCGAATGCGTTGACTGCGGAGTCGCGTTGGTTGAGGATTGGGAAGAAGAGGAGCGCAACGATGAGGAGGGCGATGGCGAGTCGCGCTATGTCCTCCTGCGCAACTACCCGACCCGCGTTCATGCCGAGATGGTTCAGGAGGCGCTGACACAGGAAGGGATTCCCGCGATCATCAAGTCCGACGAGTTGTATGGGATCGCCACAGGTATCGGCAGTGCCGGGCAACCCAGGATCAGCATTTGGGTCCCGGAGGACCAGAAGGACGAAGCCAAAGAGATCGCCGACGGGACACTGGACCCGTTGTAG